GCCCAGGTTTGGGGCGCTCTCCGATTGGTCGGCACGCCAGGGACTTTGTCCGCGCTGGCGGGAACCCGGAACCcggaagaggaggcagcctcgGGCTGCAGGCTTCGCGCCCCGAAAACTCGCAGCCGGCGTCCGATGCCCAGACCCCTGAGCCTATGTCACgttgtttacacacacacacacacacacacacaacccgtGAGCCTATGTCACgttcttcacacacacataccccttcCCTTCCCTACCCCCCCTCACTGGGCTGGGCCTTTGGCCAGTCTCCATGCATTAGGTGGTGATACTTGTgtgcaaataaagaaaataaaagagactggggttcaatcccagggttgggaagatctcctggagaaggaaacggcaacccactccagtattccaggcctgggaaatcccagggcagaggagactggttcTGACTCCATGCTCGAACTGTTTTGACAATCATACATAAACCCTGCCTCAGAGATCCCTGCTTCTCTGCCAGACTCTAAAGTGCCTTTTGctcagaaccctgtccacctgtagaaggcaggaagaaattAGCATATACCCTGCCAGAGGCTTGcaattctaggagatatttgcaagattacCGGCCTTTTTACTGTTCCCTCACCTCCCCCATCTCTGACCTATGAAAGAATCTGGCATCCAGACCCGagtgacatggttgttttgagaCAGTCTGCCGCCTTCTCAGTCAGCAGGCTCTCAGAATAAAGTATTCCTTGCCTCAGCACCTCGTCCCAGATTCACTGGCCTACCGTGCAGTGAGCAGAGCGAGCTTGGACTCGGTAAcacatgaggtcacagagtcagacatgacttagtgactaaactatcaGAGAAGGACTATACTGAAAAAAAGATCAAGTATCTCCAAGATAAAGTAAATTCCAGCCCACTGGCTTTCAGTAGGTTGCGTGTACTTCATAAACATGTTCAGGGTCCAGCAGCAGCATAAGGGAGCACGGAGCTTATGCTGCTGAGGAGCTCTCCCAGCCAAGCGGCTGAGCCAGCAGGCTCCACGTGGGACCCAGCAGCAAGCACACGGCTGCAGGCCTCACCCAGCAGGGCTCACCACCTTGGATCACCAGTGTCCTTCACGTCGGCCCCTGCATCTGGAGCATGTGCATGctaacccctccccccacccctaccctccaGGACCCATCCACAAAGGCTCCCTGGAAGTAAGCTTTTTGAGACCCCAGCAAGAAAATCAGAGGAAGATTCCTGAAGAGTCTGCCTCCCTTTATTCTGAAGAAAAGATGCACGATAAAGAGGCCATTTCTAAGACGGCCTCGCCCCAGTTGTTTGAGTATCAGGAGAAACAAAATATTGATAACGTCATACTAACGTTTTATTCAATAGCATACCACTTTGCTACAATAGGTATATCTTTATAAAACTAAGTAACCGTCTCTTGTAGAAAAGACAACCCCAGGCCTGGCTCTCCCTTGCCAGAGTTTGAAATTCCAGGCTAAGGCCGGGCATGGCTCCTGGCTGCCCTTCTGACGGCTGTCCCCTGTGGGTGCCCCCGGAAGACCACGAATCTGGGCTTGCTCACTTCCAAATCTCTGGGCTCAGTGCAGCCTTGGTTGAGTTCATTCCATCTAACCTGCTTAGAAGGACCACATTTAGGAGGCTCAGGGCCCCTCCAACAGCCACATTCAAAGCTGTACCCAGGAGCCCAGCACTTCCCCCTGCCCTCCACCTCACCACCCAGAATTGGGGAGGCAGCTGTCATCGCCTTGACTGCCAGGCACTCCCCTTCTGAAGCGGGTGGCCTGTGGGGAGCCTCACGCTGGGTCCCCACAATCTTGCTGTCTGGATACAAGATGTCACTGCGCAACCAGGAGTCTGAGACAGCCCATTCCCTGGACTCGTGGGAGCACCAGAAGGCACATGGCCACAGGCCCCTCAAAGGGGTGGGCAGCCCCACATGCACTCGGCCAAGGGAAAGGCAGGTGAAAACAGGCCCTGATGGAAAGCCCGAGGCATCTCTGGGTAGGGGGCAGATGGGGGCCACCCCACCCAGGAGGGCGCCCTCGGCTGGCTGCGGTCACCAGGAGGCCCTGGGCAATGCTCGTGCCCTCCACCGCCAGgctctgcactgggtcttcagaGCAGCCTCGTGGGGAAGGCGCCCATGCCGCAGGGCCAGCGGCCAGCCTGGCAACGGAAGCGTGACAGACTGCAGTCGTAGACAAATCCAAGTCTGTCGTGTAACTGAGGAGCAGTTCAGACTTTTGTGCCCCATACATTTAAGGCAAGCGGCTAGGTTAGGGTCATCTGGGGCAGACCAAGGGGTCGCCCAGAACACAGCTCGGGGGCCACAGAATGCTCTGGAGATGGACCCGACACCACGCTCTGCGTGCCCAGCACTGACCCCTGGTCGGAAGAACAGAGAGTGAAGGAGGCAGAGGTGCTGAAGGCCACCCCACTGCCAGGGACAGAACTTCAGGAGGAAGGTTCTGCCGAAACCGCAGCCAGGCCCTTCCGCAGCCTCGGGGCACCAAGGAGTCGCTGCACCGAAGATCTGCCCGCAGCAGCGCCAAGGAGGGCCCAGAGGCCCGTCTTCCCCTGGAGGCAGCCGCAGGGTCCCCCCAGGGGGCTCAGCGCACGGCGCACACGTCCAGGATACAGAAGCGCGCGCGGCAGGTGGGGCAGGGCACACGGCTGGCCAGCCAGGTGTCGGGGCGCTGCGGGTCCTGGCGGCTGGCGAACCACTTGCCCATGCAGGTGAGGCACCACATGGGGCGGCAGCGGCACTGCTGGCACTCGCCCGCGGCCGCCGCCTGGCAGTTCTTCACCAGCTTCACGCTGGCCCGAGTCTGCATGCAGCCGATGCAGGCCTCCAGGTCCtgcaggcaggccaggtggtcagAGGACGCTCGGTCGGGCTGCCCTGGGGATGGGGGTCCTGCCCTACCCCAGGAGAGGCGGTCCACGGCGGCCCAGCTGTGGGAGCCCGcctcccctgcccagccccctacCTGGCTGCTGGGGACTGAGTAGGCCGGGTTGACCTCCACCAGGGAGGCGAAGGTCTCCAGGAAGAGGTCGCCCAGGCTCTGGTGGACGACCACGTTGGCCACGCTGCGGATGGGCGCCCGGAGCTTCTCACACAGCTCGCCGTACTCCGTGGAATTCAGCCTGTAGAGGTGGACGCTGCTGGGCGGGGCCCACTAGAGATGGCCATGGGTCCAGAGCCCACTGGCCCAGTGCTGCCCACGGGCCTCTCCTTGGGACATGCGGAGGGGCCCGGAGGGTGGGAGAACTGCAGCAGAGGGCCTGGCCCTCGGCAGGTTCAGGCCCAAGACGGGTCCAGGAGGGGCGGGCAGGCCTGCCACAGCCTGAACTAGACAGGAGCACCTCGGCCCCGGCCCAGGCTCAGGGCTGAGGGAGCCACCGAGCATCTGTCCCATACAGTGGCCCCCAGACACCCCCGTGTGCTCCCGCCGAGGCGCCGGGAAGACAGCCCAGAGCAGGCTGGGAAGAAAGAGGAAACGCAAAGGACCTGAGGGAGGGGCACTCCAGAAGGACCAGCTCCCACCCACCCCGGCCCCTGAGCAACACCAAGAGCAGACCAAGGGTGCACCACCCCAGCGGCCCCAGCCGCAGGCCCGCCTACCGGATGTCGAAGGCCTGCACGGCAGGGTTGGCGCTGGCCACGCGGATGGTGAGCAGCTGCACGGGCAGGTGTGAGTCTGGGGAGAGGTCGTGCTGCTGGGACTCCATCAGGGTCAGGTGCACGTCCTGCTGCTGGGCCACGTGCACGCGGTACGTGGTCACCTTCATCACCCACGTGTCCGTCACGATCACACGGGCACCCGGCACCCCGGTGGCAAACTTGTCAATCCGCCGGAACTCCGTGTTCACGGAGGAAGCCACAGCCCGCCAGCCCGACCGTGGGAGGGCATAGAGGGCCAGGGTGCGGGCCAGGGGGTGGCAGGCCCACCGGTCCCGGGACCAGTAGTAGATCAGGGTGCAGGCGATGGTGGGCAGCATCAACGCTAGCAGGAGGAAGGCCCGCCAGGTCTCCGGGGTCTGGCTGGGGTAGTAGAGCTGCTTTTCCGAGGCTGCAAAGCACATGCCCACATAGTAGCCTAAAAGGGACGGGCAAGCTTCAGCAGAGGTTGGGACTGCCCGGCTGCCAGCCTCCCCAGTGCTGACCCTGTCCCTTGGTGGGACTGGGGGAGGCCTCTTCCTTTAATCCCCAGCCTTGGATCTGGCTCTCTGCCACGGTCAGCTCCCAGGGCAAGGCCATGGTACCCCAGGGCAGGTGGGCCTTGTCCAGCTCCATAGCTGACTCAACTGAGTACCTGTCCAGTGAGCAGAAAACATTCTCATCTTACTACTTTAGCTTTGTAAAACCACATATGAGTagaggaaataaaatgagaaaatcctagaaaagcaaaaataagcacaaGGATATGGTGTCACCCAATGCAGAGCTGCCCACAGGCCGTCTTGGGACTGGATCTCAGCCTCTGGGTCCCATCTACTCTGAGGAAGCAGACCAGGGTATGGCCCATCCCAGAACCGGGACGTCGTGGACCAGACAGTAAACAAACAGTGACAAGAGCAAGGGACATGGGAGCCAGCTCCAGGCCCCTGGTGGCCAGATGGGGGCCAATTTGCATATCAAAGTTAATAACGTGGACAGTGACCTGCAGGAAGGGTttgaagttgcaaaaatagtaataaatgcTATTGATCAAACTGATACATGATAAGTAACTCATGTGGCAATAAACACTTCTCTGAAGTTCCAAAAGGGCTTCTCTAGGACTTCCCAGGCCATGCAGCGgttaagaattggcctgccaacgcggaggacatgggtttgatttctgggcccggaagatcccacatgctgcagagcaactaagcccggtgCCACAATTACTGGAATCTGCGCGCTTTAAGGCTTGCAACAGAGTATCTCCCACGCGACTAGAGAAAGACCTCAggcaacaacgaagacccagcacacccgtgaataaaattatatattttttaaagggtaggggtgagggtgggggcctTCCCTAGTGTTCAGTggcaaagatcctgcctgccaatgcaggagatgcgcgttcgatccctgggtcaggaagatctactggaggcGGAAATGACACTCGACTGCCGTCACCCTCTCTGCCTGCCTTTCCCGCACCCACCTTCCAAGGAGATTGGAACAGGCCACCCCTAGGGGCATCAGTTAACTCATACCTGACCTGTCCGCCGAGAGCCAGCTCACCACTTGCCCCAGTGAGCAGAGCACCCCCTTCCCCAGGGTTCTGAGCTCGCCTCTCCGCCGGGTACCTGCAAGGGGCAGCACTTCCCCGAGCACACGGGCGCTCCCCTGGCAGCCTCGGCTCTCCAGCACGGGACCCCGCCCCCCGTCCCTCCCGCTCCGGGTTCCGGAGGTCGGCCCCCGGCTCACCGAGGGGCAGCAGCGAGTGGCACAGCAGCGTGGCGGCCGTGCGGCGCAGGTGATAGGGCACGAAGGCGGCGTCTTCGCTGCCCAGCCAGCCCGACAGCAGGTTCTGCACCGTGAGCCCGGCCGAGTGGAACTCGGTGGGGGTGAACACGAAGCACACGGCGAACACCAAGTAGGCCAGCGTGAAGGTGACCTCAGGGCTGTCCATCGCGCCGCCGTCGCCGCCGGGAAACCGGCCCGGCGAGGCCCGCCACCCAGCGTAGCGAACCGGCCACAGCGTCCGGGTCCGGTAGGCGCCCGGCGGCGCGGGGCGCTCTGGGAAACGGAGTCCCTGCCCTCGGGGCGCTCGCGGGGCGCTCTGGGAGATGGAGTCCCGCGGAGTATTATGGGAAATGAAGTTCTCGAGCCCCTCGTTCgacacaccccccccccaatcGCGAGCCGCCCCTACAGTTCTCGCGAGGGTTTGGCTCTTCCCCCCGCCCACGACCCGCTTGGGGGCGGCGCTGCACTCGATCCCATTGCccagctggggaaactgagactcggGGGAGAGGCTCTCGGGCCCTGATTTCCGCGCAGCTCAGGCGCGTCCGCACCAAAGCCCGGGATTCCTGGGAGACGGCGGGCTCCGCAGTCACCATCCACCCGCGTGTGGCCTCCCTTCTAGGCGCGTCAGGAGAACCGCCTTTACTGAGGAATCCGGCGACCGCCGCGCCCAGCGTGCCCTCGCCCCGGAAACGAAACCTCCTAGTGGGCGTGGGCTGTCGTTCTGCCTCCCATTGGCTGTcggcgccccgcgccccgccccagCCACGCGCTGATTGGCCGCGCTCGCCAACCGTCGGTATTTGAATCGGCGGCGGGCAGAGGGGCTCCGGAACTCGGCACGTCCCACCCTGGGCTCTGCGCGGCGGCCGACAGGTAAGGGGGCGACGGCGGGGTCCCGGCTCGGGGCTCCGGTCCTGCCTCTAGCCGGGGCTTGGGGCTTTGTCGGCCTGGGTCTGCCTGCCGCGCTGGCGACCTCCCCGCCCCAGACCGGGGCCTATGCCGCCTCCGGCTCCGCCCTCCTCGCGGTCTGGGCCGTTCTCCCGCCGTCCGTCACTCCGCCGGCCCGGCCGCAACCGGGAGCAGAGCAGATGGGCTCCCACCCCCGCCTCCCGAGACGCCCGGTGATTCCGAGCCTGAGTCCATGCGCGCTCGCGCCGGGCGAGCCACAGCCGGGAGGCGGTCCCGGCCGGGACGGGCGCAGCGCGGGCGAGGCACGCCTCTAGCGCGCGGCCGGGCAGCATCCCCGCCGCGCCCCGGGCTCCTCTTTGGCCTGCCCCGGGGCTGGGGGCTCGGTGCGCTGTCTGAACAGCACGGGGCCGGCGACCTGGGGGCCGGGGCCCGGGGCCCGGCTCGGGGGCGGCCTCCTGGGACACAGGATGGAaacccagggctggcctctgACCAGAGAAACGGGCCCCGGCGGGTAGGCTGGGGCGCAGGCAGCGGGGCCAGACAGTGGCCAGCCCACTCCTCCC
This window of the Capra hircus breed San Clemente chromosome 6, ASM170441v1, whole genome shotgun sequence genome carries:
- the TMEM129 gene encoding E3 ubiquitin-protein ligase TM129 isoform X2, coding for MAAGHRTESRRTGRLFGRPPPCPGEGYYVGMCFAASEKQLYYPSQTPETWRAFLLLALMLPTIACTLIYYWSRDRWACHPLARTLALYALPRSGWRAVASSVNTEFRRIDKFATGVPGARVIVTDTWVMKVTTYRVHVAQQQDVHLTLMESQQHDLSPDSHLPVQLLTIRVASANPAVQAFDIRLNSTEYGELCEKLRAPIRSVANVVVHQSLGDLFLETFASLVEVNPAYSVPSSQDLEACIGCMQTRASVKLVKNCQAAAAGECQQCRCRPMWCLTCMGKWFASRQDPQRPDTWLASRVPCPTCRARFCILDVCAVR
- the TMEM129 gene encoding E3 ubiquitin-protein ligase TM129 isoform X1 produces the protein MDSPEVTFTLAYLVFAVCFVFTPTEFHSAGLTVQNLLSGWLGSEDAAFVPYHLRRTAATLLCHSLLPLGYYVGMCFAASEKQLYYPSQTPETWRAFLLLALMLPTIACTLIYYWSRDRWACHPLARTLALYALPRSGWRAVASSVNTEFRRIDKFATGVPGARVIVTDTWVMKVTTYRVHVAQQQDVHLTLMESQQHDLSPDSHLPVQLLTIRVASANPAVQAFDIRLNSTEYGELCEKLRAPIRSVANVVVHQSLGDLFLETFASLVEVNPAYSVPSSQDLEACIGCMQTRASVKLVKNCQAAAAGECQQCRCRPMWCLTCMGKWFASRQDPQRPDTWLASRVPCPTCRARFCILDVCAVR